The following DNA comes from Musa acuminata AAA Group cultivar baxijiao chromosome BXJ1-4, Cavendish_Baxijiao_AAA, whole genome shotgun sequence.
gttGGTGTCTAAAATGTATATCGCGGAGGTAACCCAATTGGTTCAGATCTGATTCTATCGTAAGAGAGGTTTTGAGATAATAAGTTGATAGTtttaggctaattatatattacttgaGTAATAAGTTacctttaatatttatatttagatccttatatttttaaaagttacattgatctttatatttaagaaaataaaatatttaacttaatTTCTTCTCACACGACTAACTCTCATGATGAAAATACTACTGAGCACGTATTGTATTCATCCTtacactttcaaaaattatatcgggatatttatatttataaaaaaataaattattttattttattttttctcatatAATCGACTattttcttaataaaaatattattaagcaCTGACTTTGGCTCATTTCAATTTGTTACTGAGCATATACGATAATTaatctaaaaattttataaatttaggtTAAGAATATGCTTGACAAAGACTCATTGATGCTGAAGCaaaaaaatatacaaaataataatactaattatAGATGGATCTCATAACTATCTCCATTTAGCGAGAAAGTTATTTCATGAAAAGATTTGACGTTACGGTTGGTATCATTATTGCAATAATATGACTCATTTGATCGATGTATCAAATTAATAGGGCAACTAAGTGGGTGTCGAACTAACGATGTGACATTCAAACATCTCTCGTATCATTTTGTTTTCTTAAAAGAAAGAAATAGCAGAAAGATTTAGTCATAACGTTATTCGTCCTCCTATGATAAGTGAAGTAGACATTACGCTATCTTAATGTTTCTTTACGGAAATAAAAACTTAGCAACGCAACGTTTTAGCTTGGCGACGATAAAACACAATATCATTATGGGGACGGAATCTTGTGACTATTTTATAGGAACACGTCGAAATGGGACATGGAACAACACATGTAACCATATGGCTTGAATGTGACTCACCAACTATAGTGAACATCTTAACTTACAAGCAACAATATCAACTTCATCATAAATGGCATCATTCTTTTTGGCCCGAGTAATAGCTTTATTCAAAGCAAATCACATGCGGTGTGAGGGCCATGTTTGCTTAGATctataccttatcttcatgaggACGCAACTCCATCGAGACCTCATCCACTCCGATCTTTTGTCTCTTCACTTGATTCAATACAACTTTCGTTTTTCTTTGAGGAAGGCAAAAAAAACACATAATGTTGCATGAAAACTTCTATTTTCAAGTGTATGATCGACTCCGAAAACTTTTACTCTCCGTTTGGGTCCAATAACTTTCATTAACTTGCGGTGTTTCAATCGTTCGAGTTtgtttttcttttacaaaagataaTTAACGAATGTAAAATCTAAAtatagatttttatgatagtctctaataagttaatatcttttattattgggtcaccaaataatatattttttgggtCATGTCTAAAGCTGCTGATGAATTCCAGCTATCTCGTATCTGTGCTtttatattattatcattataaatatttctaTTATATTGGTCTTTGTTTGTGGACTTCAAATTTTGGACTCCAATTACTTTACGTCAATTCCCGTCAACGCTTCAGCGTCACAGATAGTGAACGACTGCTGTCAGAAGAAAGATTTATTGGCTATCAACCTTTACTGAGACTTGATGATGCAAAGTTGTCATGCAGATGACTGCAATTGCTTTCACTCCATGCTACGTATATGCACACCAGAAGACCATATAACTTAGAGATATGACGCACATCGCCATCCACACTTGGCTAGCCATTACTCTTAAGCTGGAACGTAGAGAAGAGCGAAATCTAAACGCCGGAGAGGCCGTTGATCAATGACAAGGCGTTGCTCGTCAGCTGCACGGCCTTCACGATCTCGCCTCTGATGGTGCCTCGCACACCAACCTTCATGCTGGCGGTGGTGGGAAGGCCTTCCATGCAAGTGTTCTCGTCGGTCAACGCGGAGCTCACCCACGTCTGCATGTCGTTGACGCGGAGCCGCAGGTCCTTGCCCTTGAGATGCCCCATCTCCTTGAGCGAGTCCCGGAGCTCCTCCACCGAGTTGcccatgttctccaagcagtcgttCATGGCCTCCGCCTCCCTGGCGCCCACCGCGGCCCCGCTGCCTTTGAGCAGCTTGGTGATGGTGGCGGCGGTGGTGCGCGCGCCGGTCAGGCTCACCGAGAGCGCCGCCTGAGCCAGCTGAACCGGGCTCCTTTGGATCGTGCTCGCGTACGCTGACAGAGAGCTGAAGCAGAGGCTCGGGTACTGCGTCGCGCCGCAGGAAGAGCGGATGAAGTTCAGGTTCTTCCCGCCGTAGGGTTCAGGTCTCGCCGCAGAACAAGTGCCGGCACTGACAGCCAATGCTACAAGGAAGATGAGAGCAACGAGAGAGCCGCTTCGGAATGCCATGGCTTCGTTGCAGATGGATCTTCTCGCACAGGAAACACAAGCGTTCATAGTGAGCCAAGTCGCCACCCACCACATAAATAGGCCTCGCACACCTCTATACAACAAATATCTCTCATTGGATGACGCTACTAATCTGTTGCCGACACCATTCTTTGGGTCCGCAATCAACGAACGGCTGTTCTTGGATCATGACCAAATCTAGATTCTGGGGGAGCAGAGCTGCTCAATAATGGTCCGGAAACCATGTTGTGTGTCTAATTGATCATGACATGCTACCAAACCAGCAAGTTTATTATGCATATCCATCTTATCTCGGGATGTGGCATGGACCTACAATTCACTCTGGTTCATGTGATTCCACAGCACTATGCGCATTGCTGGATCGCAATCTGATGAAGCTTTTTCTCAAGTTGTTGTTTTCGAAGCAAATGTAGAGCACCCTTTTTATGGATGTTTGCatcaagaaattatgatcatgtcaTGTTTTATTATGCTACCATTGATCATTTTTGTCTTGGGTATACATGTTGGCTATCTCCTGTACATGTTTGGCTTTACTTGCTTGGGCTCATCAAAATTAGAGTTGAGAGTGGCCGACACTTAAGCGATAAAAGAATACTAACTCAGCCACGTCTGACTCGCACTCAGACTCCTTCACTCTCCATAGGTGGAATCTAAAATGAATTCATAGTGTTTGAATTCAACAtacctactactactactaattAGGAAGGCTTTGTCGGACGTGTCTCAACACAACATTACAAGTTTCAAGCGAGTAATTTTGGCACTCTACTCGATTCCACCAATTATattctccaaaaagaaaaaagatattaTATTATCTTAATTTGGATTCGAATTACTATATAAGTTGGACAACCAAAACCTATTTTGACATAACTAATACATATTctattatcttattttttttatagattcAACCACATTATTATTCTTTTACTATTGATAATGGATGATTTTGGATAAGTATTTTGATTATAGGATGATTGTATTCATCGTATAACAAAGACTTGAGACATTcgaattatttaatatattattgtaCAAGCCATAGATTTCATATCTAAGTCGAGTAtcatcatttaatataataaaaatgctttctaattaaaaaaaaaaacacatgcaAAGATAATATGTATTTAATATGCTTGTGGCTTATTTTGTCAATTGCAGTGTCCAATTTGTAGACGTATCGTTGATGTTAGCTCAAGGAAATGAAGGAATAGAGGGACCAACGAGGACTGTCTTCCCAATAATTCCAAACTCCAAAGAATCTCCCATACCTCTCGTTCTGTCCCACATAGTTTGTGTATGCCCGTTGATGCACTCCATCTTATTATTTTGGGTGTTATCACCTAAATTTCATCTATTAACTAAAAGGATTAAGAGGTGTAGAAGGATTGAGAATAGGAGTAAGAGGAGGCATGACAGACTCATGAAGACGTCTAAAACAAGTTGCAGTCAGATACTGTCAAAAGAACATAATCAATGAAATTGATGGGAATGTTGAAcactagattgagaaaaaggacaagagaagaagattaaggagattagaCAGAGTAAAAAGGAAATATGGCTGAATCCTTTCACTGCTAAAGAGGTGTTTGACCACTGTCATCTGTGACCAGTGTCTTTGAGGGTGTCAGGCCGAGGCTGGCCCCCTTCACATTCTTCGATCAATGGAGTCAGGATCCAGAGTTCATACATGGGATGAATGAACTGAACAGAGCCTGGAGTTGTCACATTCATGGATGTTCCAAGTGGCTCTTATGTTGAAGATATGGACGAAGATTTCAAGCTATTAAATAGCAAACACTAGCAACAGCGTCTAAGAAAAGAAGAATCTGTGAGATCAAATGCAGAAAAAAGTTGGATCAACAAGAACATGATGAGTGAGCTGTCCAAGAAAGATACAGCTGATAAAAATCAAGAGCCAAATGGCTGGTTTTGTGGGACATTAGCAGCATTAGTTTTCCACAACACTGTTAAGACCAGAAGGAAGAACAGTGAGATTCCATCAATATTTAACATGAAACTAACTCACTATTTACTGATCAACACAGTGTTTGGACATAGTTTTTGCAGGAACAGTGAAGCTTCATCATTCATATTAGTTCACAGAAGATCTAAGGATGCTCTTGGTAAAATTGATGGTGAATGCACACAAATATCCACTTCCTTCTCTACTGCTGAGTAGTTTCAACTGTGCAGGAGTTGGCAGAACTCTTTTCTGCTTCCACTAAAACCAAGCACTAAGAAGCCTTCCAATAATTCTGGAAATCTGGTGTTGGGTTAGTTTTGGCACAAGTATTATCATGGCTATAACTCTTAAATTTTCcagattttagattttatattttgtagatTAAATTTTATAACTACTATGAGAATCCAAATCTAAAATTTGAAAAGATTCTACAGTGGAATTTGAGCTATATGTGGTGGAGTTTGAGCTTCTGTGTCTTCTACAGTGAAACCAAATATATACAGCATCCAAACTATTTTTTGTTTATAGTGACAAATGTATTGATGAATAGAAATTGATCCTTGTTTGGCAAAAGTTAGGGACAGAAATGACAACTAGTATTGAATGCAGAGGTAGCTGGGAACATATATCAGCATCAGATGCTTCTATAGTGTGGTGTTTGCTGGAAATCACTGTTCTCTACTGAGACAGGTAGCATCACACATTTCAAGGATTTAGTGACTCTGGAAGCCAAGCAATGCAGCAACCTT
Coding sequences within:
- the LOC135672199 gene encoding 21 kDa protein-like, encoding MAFRSGSLVALIFLVALAVSAGTCSAARPEPYGGKNLNFIRSSCGATQYPSLCFSSLSAYASTIQRSPVQLAQAALSVSLTGARTTAATITKLLKGSGAAVGAREAEAMNDCLENMGNSVEELRDSLKEMGHLKGKDLRLRVNDMQTWVSSALTDENTCMEGLPTTASMKVGVRGTIRGEIVKAVQLTSNALSLINGLSGV